The DNA window GATTTGAAGTCAGATGATCTGACTAATAACTAATCATGGTCAACTTTTTCCCAAAATCATTATTGTAAAACACTGCAGTAGCTACAGTCTGTAATTAAAAGGCAATAAGTttgaattaaattattattaatgttcgattttttatttctgtttagatTTTTAGGAGCAATTTTCTTTCAGAATAGTCTTTGTTGCACATGAAGCATTAAATGCGGTAACTGAAAAAAAGAGGCAAGACAATGAATTTTATCATTAGgattcttcatttaaaaaagtgtgcTGTAATGTTTAACTGTGTAATTCTGAAACACCACAAGTGGAAGGTGTAAACACAGAGGGACAGTGAGTCTGTTTGAATATAGTGGATTTAGCAGAGTGGGGGGAAAACCATCTGACAATTTCAACACCAGAACAGTCAACAGTGATATACGCTGaagatatgtgtgtttttatttctaatggTTGTGGGTTGAGCTGAGTAAGCATGAGACAGCTGAACTTGGGAGAGGTTGATCCAAATTTGGGGAAGTAATCTGAgataagaaaacatatttttgaaggTCTGAAATAATGgcctactactaatactactgataataataacaataataataataataataataataataataataataataagtattcTTGGAAGGTGTCAAGCTGAGTTACTGAGTAATTGGTAGAGTTGCATACCATTTGAACTGGGTAATAATATTGGTTTCAGTACTGATGTTAAAACCTGCATTTTCAGCCTTTAATATgactttttgaaatatttatttcaaaatgcctTTCCTTGTAAataccatttcaagcacaatcTGTTGTAGGTTTCTTAATAAGTGTAACTTGTACACTCTCTGTGGACGGGCTTATTTCATGTTAATGTGAGGAGTTGTTTTTGTCTCCTCATCTGTGTTACACTGCAGTCTGTCACCTCTTTCACACAGATGCAATGATGGATAGGTGTTATTCATAGACCTAATTAATGAAGGAATCCAACTGTAACTGGATGTGTGATGACTGGgtttatgtacagtaagtgtaaCAGATCCaagataaaaaatatgttgatataattaatagaaataaaaccTTTATACAGAgaactgtgtctgtctcttctctaAGCAGTGGTTTAAAAAGATTCTTCACTTATACAAAACTTAAACTCAAAGATGggtttacagtgtttttctgaCTCAAATTGAGGATGAGGGTTTAAAATCCTGCTCATTTATATGTGTACTATGCCGTCACCTGGCTTGGTCAAACACATTTgagaaacaacatatttttttaggtATTTGaggacagaaacaaataaattcataatCATACAATCATAAGTCACAGTGTATAAACTCCACTGCACAACAGCTTTAAATATGGTGTCGATTTTGGTCCAGGTCTCATTACACTGCCACTAGccaatattaaataaaagtgtttagTCTGTTTCCCCACTGTCTATCAGAGCAGATACACTCAGCAGCAAGTTGATCTCACATCAGATTAATTCAGTAAAGAAACATTAGTTAGCCACAGCTGACTGGACCTTCCGACATTAACTATCAACAGCTGCTAAACTGTTAGCTAACAGATTCAGCTTTAAAGGGTTTTTCTAGCAGgagaagcaaaaaaataaaaattataataaaaatagagAAAGCCAGGATGTAACGTTTGCTTGCTGTTAACAGAGGTGATGCTGATGTATGTCACATAAACACCGATACTGAAAATTAGATGGTAACCTGGTTTTCTAGCAGAGCTTTGTTGAGAGTCGGAGGTAGCACAAAATTTAAGAGAGATGgctgttttatcattttcaaaCGGCTCtgatttagtattttatttattatttgtactATAATTTGCTGCACCTTCGAGGAAGAACTGTCACTGTTGTGTATCATAGTGTTTCTTTACGCAACAGCAGAAGCCATGTTGTCCTAGACCACAGTTTCTAACCATGATATGATATTATGCATGTTAGGTCTAATCATACAATTTAAATGGTCTGGTTCTGAGTCTCAACAGCgtctttaaatgtgtttcaataCACAGCAAATCGCTGAAGGCCAGGCAGCTTCCTGTTTCTGTAAGCTGAGGTGACTACAGATGCTATTACAGGAACCTCTGGCAtcttgaaaattaaaaaccacaaagatcaaaatgctgtgttttttttctttaatgtttgtggTAAATGCTTACCCTCACGTTTATGCCAGCTTCTGCCTCAGTTTAGTGTGAGTCAATGTGAGGTCTTAACATGTAGGGAAACATGGTGGTTTGTATTATTACAGCTTTAGTACAAACATGTAGTGCTTGTTGTGACCTTGTGTTTGAGGTGTGGCTGGCTCGTTTTGCCTGTTTCCTGATTATGGCTCCATTCAGGAAGTCGCTATCACTGCTGCTAAATGAAGGAGGAAATACGACTGAGTTCAAACAGGACACTTGGCCGTGCTGCTCCTCCTTTTCAAATTACCACCATCATCAAGACAGATCATTCCAATTTGGACATATGTTAACAAAGTAACTTGTGTCTATGTTGGTAGAAGGACGAAGTGTGAGAACAACAGCACGtcaagacaaaagaaacaataatagACTTTAGTAAGAACCCCTCCCCCCTGCAGCCTCTGACCATCAAAGGGCTGGAGGTGGAGAGGGCTGACAGCCACAAGTTCCTGGGCTTGCAGGTGACATCTGACCTGAGCTGGTCTAGGAACACAGCATCCACAGTGAACACAGCCCAGCAGCCACTACACTTCATCAGGCAGCTTAGGAAAACTGGGCTGAATCATCGCCCTCTCACCCAGGCATACAGAGCGCCGACAGAGCGCCGACAGAGCGCCGACAGAGCGCCGACAGAGCGCCCTCACTACTGGCATCACTGTCTGGTATGGAAACAccacagaggcagagaggaagGCTCTTCAATGGGAGAGGCTCGCTAGGACTAAACTTCCTGCTaaggacacaaaacacacacttaacttTTTTGACTCCAGAGGACCCCTGCACAAAAATTCCTATATACCTAGACTTTCTGTTTGGATTTATCCATTTAtgcataaatataaagaaatcttTTATGTTTAGTCTTTATCTGTGcagcatataaaacataaaaaatgatttgtagTTTGTCTAATTGGCATAAAACACGCTGAACCTTgaacaaaggaaacagctgTTCTAATTCAATATTTATCTCACATCAAAACCACATGAAAATATCAAAGCCAGCAATGTGCTAGTCCGAATTTTAGTACTTTCTGATACCTTACTCTGTCTGTGGCTCCAAGCTCCTTTTTACTGTCAAAATCCAAAAAACCCAattcaaaatagtttttgtccttttcaaaaACAGATCTGGTCTCTCAGACCTTGATCCAACTACAAAACATTTCGTCAGTCGAggactattttcagcagcaTTTGTAGCAACGGGAGGGTGAATGTGGAATTGAATCACAATAACAGAGACTTTTTATCAGGGTCACTGGTTTTGGAAATTAACTGACAAATTCACCATCTAACTAAAAAAACAGTCTTGACACTGTAATAATGCTCATTATAGTCATGATATATTTGCCCCAACGTCATTTGATAAAGCATCAGTAAAAGCCAAAGTTTCTCTGGTTCCAGATTCTCAAATCATTTATCTTAACCTGTAACTCATTTGTATCTTACTCAATAAACCAACAGCAggtaaaactgagaaatgtaaatcgcttctgaaaaatatttgctcatttaaattcaattttgcTCATTTAACAGGGCCGTGATAGTATTAGAAAGATATCACACACATCTGAGCACATACACAGTCAGCACATCTGAGATAAAGAGGGTTGGGCTTATTTCCCTGCTCACTCAGCTTCCAGTATCTGACATTCAAAGTAATACCTTAATTCACAGAGCGGCCGTGGAAGTTAGTGCCCACCATGATCCCCTACCTGCTCATCCCTGTTCTTATCATTCATGGTACGTATCTGACTTCACAAACTTTCGGTCCTTTACGCTCTtggcatttcctgttttttcgCTGCATGTCTCCatgagtttgttgtttttcctggaTGTGGGACTTGCAGGAAAAAGGGAGATTTTTGGTTtagtaacagaaaataaaaggctGATGTGaccatctttattttaaaatgcgtTGTTAAAGAACTTTTGTAAATCTACGTCTACAGGTGTTATGGAATCACAAAGCGCCAACATGACAGAGGAACAGTTAGGCAAAGCTGAGAGGAACCACACACTCGACATCTCCCAAATGTATAACAGtaagatatttttcttttctgagtAATTATATTGACTACAGTCATTGTCATTCTCAAACAAcaatttcgcctaaaaatgtcCAATAGAGCGGAAGGTGATGGCTTAAACTGCTTTTTCTGGTCAACCCAGCccaaaaaaattgaatttatgATGACAAAAGCTGGAAATAATCACAGTCGCATCTAGAACAGAAAGTGGATTCATctgagaaaatatatatatatatatataattacaaCTTTTAAAGCCAAAGATGCTGCCTTCATTTAGtatcactttaaataaatacaataaaatagtcTGACCTAGTGTTTCTACCTAAGGTAGACAAAATGGTCACACAAGTGTCTGATTTACTGACCTCTAACCTCgataattattattatgctcGTTTGTGgccaagtgtttttttgtttttttgtccattcGGCTTATCTTGCGAGTTCAGGCTCACAGTGGATCATTTATGCACATGCAATGCAACCAAGTAGTTTCACCAAAATGTAACTTAACTGCTTTCACACTCTTGAGCGTGAGCAGACCTAACAGAAATCTCTGGGTATTAACTTTGGTATTTGAAAATATATCCAGGGCAATTGTCAGTGAAATGTCAGAGTAGCAGTGacacaaataaagaataaataaaactaggGAAAACAGATTGAACCCGTTTTAACctgttctgtttctcttcctgaGATTTCTTCAAAATTGTCTTCCATTAAAAGACATTCTGGgcagtttgttttgttagatTTGAGGGTCTACGTACAgattaatatatgaaaaataacttttttttattttgtcaatttaaaagaaattcttTACAGCTACAAAAATTTTTGGTCTATGAAATATAGTAAAACTATGACATGATATCTGTCCCAGTTTCACAGTCTAAAGTGACAtgcatttccttttgtttctaaAAGTCCATCACGCAAGAGAAACATCAAATGCTAACATTACTTCAAACTGAGGATTTTTAGACTATGTTGTTCTTTTTAGGAGGTGTGGgtttactttatttgtatattaaaacattgctcaaattttatatttctttttactacAGCTACGAGGAAACCAGAATACATGACATCCAGtttgtacaaagacaaaaagacacaagtTGAGGATGAActgcaaaaaaatcaaacatctgtCGTCACAGAGGATAATGGTGAGTTGTTCTGCATGAGGAAGGAAACCTCCATCTTTATCAGTGCCCTTAAGTTTCCTGTACTTTCCTGTACTATTACTTGGTGTACAGCTAAAAGTCCCATTAAAGAGAGAACATCAAGTATTTTTCCCCCCTTTGCTTTTCAGAGAATTTTCAGGACTGGGAAAATTGGTTCTCAGCCAAAACATGCAGTCGGGATGAACTGAAAAATAACAGTCAGGTTTATTGTGTTGCGAATTTTCACAaggaaatgcagaaaataagCAAAGACAACTGGTGcgtcatggaaaatattatcaGGTAAGACATACGGAGTATGAGTACGGGCACATTTGGAGGATTAGCATGTTCTGCTctttacaaaacaaagacacatgacCACATTTAAGGGAGGTCAGGGTTGAATggttcaagttaaaaaaaaaaattaaaaaaaatccaacctACTGAGGTTATTAGTCGCACTGCCGAGAAAGTAAGGTATGAAGCATGAGTGGACTGGGAGGAAACGATCAAGTGTTGTgaagataaatggtaaatgatttAGGAAGCGATCACCTGAGAAAAGCAGAATTCAAGAAGCAAAACCTGAAAAACACTGGGTTTAGTTTGTCTAGACAATATTCCACTGTGGAGGATTGAGCTGCATTAGAATATTCCCCATTCTTCTTGGTTAATCCAGAAAACAACTGCTGgattaatcaataataaaaataattgttggttgcggccataaaaaaaaaaaaaaaaaaaaagattgtaagGATAATGCATATCCTTAATTTCCGATATTTTACTGCTATTCtgtgtattaatttattttattgtgctcatattttaaaattctaattTCTTTGCGGTGTTATACGCAACATAATAACTATCgaacaaagtgaaaaagaaacGTGAGGCAAATAGAAACGTTTCAGAAGCAGCTCAACCCCCGTAAGGTAACATGACAGCAAACAGCCACGGCGGAGCTTCTAAAGCTCGGGAAAGAGACGATGAAATAAGTGTTAGACTCACGGTATTTGGCGCAGACGTCCACTGTCTTTACGGTGAATTGGGAGAAATCCAAAAATGTCCAGTACCAACGCTGCTGTCGGTTGTTAGCTAAGCTAACTGTTAGCAACACCGCAGAACTAGCTTATGTTAGCTAACACTCCCCAACGAATTTCATTCActgtcttctgtttgtttaaacGTTTTGCTTCATCGTTCACTCCTGAGTTTCTTCTTCCAAAGTCAGTTTGCGGCTCCGCAGTGGCGAAAAAGCAACCACGTTAccgtttaatttaattttaaaattgccTTCAGTTGCTTGAGTTGAGGTGATAACCCGAACGCTTAGACTGCAATACCACCTTCGACCACACATTAACAGAGACTCATCAACTATATAGCCCAGGGTGGCGCTGTTTCACTTCGTTGTCTTTTTAGGAAACTATGCGCCCGATTTACCAGCTGAGGAGAAAGTTAaaggacattttttaaaggCCTTAAAATttacacaaatttaaataatagtcagtattttctttgttttttaacaaaacaaaaacaaactcaataTAACTAGCCCCAAAATTTCAAAACACACTCATCTTTTCACTTTTGATATAACAGGCAAAATCTAAAATCAAAATTTTTCAAATACAGGgtgaatgtttttcttgttattgctgtgttaaaaaaaaagaccttatCACAGTGTGAAAATCACCTCTTACTCTTTGA is part of the Channa argus isolate prfri chromosome 20, Channa argus male v1.0, whole genome shotgun sequence genome and encodes:
- the LOC137105996 gene encoding receptor activity-modifying protein 3-like isoform X2, which translates into the protein MIPYLLIPVLIIHGVMESQSANMTEEQLGKAERNHTLDISQMYNTTRKPEYMTSSLYKDKKTQVEDELQKNQTSVVTEDNENFQDWENWFSAKTCSRDELKNNSQVYCVANFHKEMQKISKDNWCVMENIIRPYFAMTNCLEGLCYLLSCYYPNPEIEDVFINIHSSYFKNCTKEELLIDDAPQALVIILTLIPVSLIPAMVYLVVWKSKFQD
- the LOC137105996 gene encoding receptor activity-modifying protein 3-like isoform X1, which produces MAKTNIKALSLQERPWKLVPTMIPYLLIPVLIIHGVMESQSANMTEEQLGKAERNHTLDISQMYNTTRKPEYMTSSLYKDKKTQVEDELQKNQTSVVTEDNENFQDWENWFSAKTCSRDELKNNSQVYCVANFHKEMQKISKDNWCVMENIIRPYFAMTNCLEGLCYLLSCYYPNPEIEDVFINIHSSYFKNCTKEELLIDDAPQALVIILTLIPVSLIPAMVYLVVWKSKFQD